AAGCTGTTCTTTCGTAAAAGCCTCTCTTCTGATTAATTCCAGGAAACAACGTGTTGTCGCTTCAACGTCAGCAGTTGCGTTGTGTGCTTCAGCAAAAGGCTGATTGAACAAAAACTGATGCAATTCCGTCAGTGTTGGCAGTTTGAATTTTCCTCCTCTTCCTCCCGGTAATTTTAAAAGTTCTGCCGTATATTCTGTACAGGTATCTAATACGGGCATTTCTGCCATTTTAGATGCTACTCCAAAACGGTAAAATTCGCAGCCCATGATATTGACATCAAAGCCAACGTTTTGCCCGACAATAAATTTCGATTTTGAAAGCGCAATATTAAACTTCTCAAGTACCTCAGAAAGCCCGATTCCTCTTTCTGCCGCCAGTTCTGTAGAAATTCCGTGGATTCTTTCCGCATCATAGGGAATATTAAAACCTTCCGGCTTCACAAGGTAATCCTGGCTTTCAATCAGATTTCCCATTTCATCATGCAACTGCCAGGCTATCTGAATACAGCGAGGCCAATTGTTTGTATCTGTTATGGGAGCATCCCAACGCTTTGGCAATCCGGTTGTTTCGGTATCGAATATTAAGTACATGGCTAATTGTTAAGGTTTTATATTTTTGAAAAATCCCAAAAACGCAGATTACAAAAATACGTTATTTTAGGGTTTGGACAATAGTGCTTATCCATGAATCTTTTTCTAAAAACTTAAAACAAAAAATCCCGGCCGAGGCCAGGATTTATATTCTGTAAATTATTTTTTATGGTGCGGTTTGGATTGGCACTCTGTAGAAATGACCTTCCTGATAATTCACTACCGGCGCTCCAATAGGATCTGCCGTTGTTGAAGGTGCATTAAAATAAAAAGTTCCCGTAACGGTTCCTTCCGGACTTTGTTCAATCTTGATTTGACCATCTCCTACTCCTGTTCCTGTAGCATATACAGAAGTAACACCGTCTGCCTCATAAGTATAGGTCGCTTTGTTTGCGCTGTTTACTCCCAAAGTGTAAGTTCCCGGCGCAATAGATGCCGTAGTAAGAGTTAGCGTTTCAAATGGTGTATTTCCATAAACGGTCAACACTCCTCCTGTAATCGTAGCATAGGAACTTGAAGCCCTCCATCGAACATTGTCTTTTTTACCCTGAACGGATGGATTATTGAAAGTAGCATCGTCTTCACAAGAAATAAAAACAGCCACAAGCATTAAAAGCGATAAGATCTTTTTCATATTTATTATTGATAGATATGGATAATCATTTTTACATCGACAAAAATAGTTTTTTATAGCATA
This portion of the Flavobacterium lindanitolerans genome encodes:
- a CDS encoding DUF6252 family protein; protein product: MKKILSLLMLVAVFISCEDDATFNNPSVQGKKDNVRWRASSSYATITGGVLTVYGNTPFETLTLTTASIAPGTYTLGVNSANKATYTYEADGVTSVYATGTGVGDGQIKIEQSPEGTVTGTFYFNAPSTTADPIGAPVVNYQEGHFYRVPIQTAP